TTTTTTCATTACTTTCTTTTAATACTAGCTTCGTAAATATCGATCCATTGTTTTACTGTCATTTTTTTACATAATTCAGCTATTAAATCTAACGGAATTTCTTCAATTTTCTTAAATCGAATGCAACTTTTTCCCATATCTAATTTACGTTTAGAATATTTTGGATATTGAGCTACAAACCAATCAAAAAGTTCTTTTTTAGCGTAAATTCCGCTATGATACAAATTGATTGAATTTTTCTGTGAAGCAATATTCATAAATGGTAGAGGTAAGCTTGCATCACAGTGATATCCCATAGGGTATATTGAGTGTGGTACATAATACCCAATCATTTTATAATTCATTCCTTCTTCAAACTC
This genomic stretch from Tenacibaculum sp. Bg11-29 harbors:
- a CDS encoding DUF1801 domain-containing protein, whose protein sequence is MQYEANTPDDYIAKVPKVRQAIMQKLRKTIKNNLPKEFEEGMNYKMIGYYVPHSIYPMGYHCDASLPLPFMNIASQKNSINLYHSGIYAKKELFDWFVAQYPKYSKRKLDMGKSCIRFKKIEEIPLDLIAELCKKMTVKQWIDIYEASIKRK